A region of Kribbella sp. NBC_01245 DNA encodes the following proteins:
- a CDS encoding DUF6351 family protein, producing MPARPWDKTLPAGSDPAKVRVGVDGRDITAAFAVRPDGRFAGLVTGLRVGASTVTARGPGGAVRLTVTNHPVGGPVFAGPQVQPWFCATEQNGLGPPQDAQCNAGPRYDLFYRSSLTGLFRSYDPANPPIDLAYTTTWPSR from the coding sequence GTGCCGGCCAGGCCATGGGACAAGACGCTGCCCGCCGGATCCGACCCAGCGAAGGTGCGGGTCGGCGTTGACGGGCGCGACATCACGGCCGCCTTCGCCGTACGCCCGGACGGGCGGTTCGCCGGGCTCGTCACCGGTCTGCGGGTGGGCGCCAGCACAGTGACCGCACGTGGCCCGGGAGGAGCGGTCCGGCTCACCGTCACCAACCACCCGGTCGGTGGCCCGGTGTTCGCCGGCCCGCAGGTGCAGCCCTGGTTCTGTGCCACCGAGCAGAACGGCCTCGGCCCCCCTCAGGACGCGCAGTGCAACGCCGGGCCGCGGTACGACCTGTTCTACCGGTCCTCGCTCACCGGCCTATTCCGCTCCTACGACCCGGCGAATCCCCCGATCGACCTCGCCTACACCACTACCTGGCCGTCACGGTGA
- a CDS encoding fibronectin type III domain-containing protein produces the protein MAGVGGLPAASSISAVAVNVTALVPSAFGGWTLFPAGATRPGVNHGLHLQTRPKTGSSIVKVATDGRLSLTNTSTGTTHFTVDVTGYFTSASNATAASSRVVALSSRRILDTGTTLVAAGATVNLRLTGVGGIPASNLAAAAINLVASGSATSGEFKAYTAGQSAPAATDVIFAPSPHQFNQLWVRPNASGDITIANRTNAAARLYVDVQGYALNPGKPQAPTNVIAQAGDRSAAVSWTAPADTGDLTISGYTVKVSPGGAEIPSATPNASIPNLDNGTSYTFTVTAR, from the coding sequence GTGGCCGGAGTCGGAGGCCTGCCTGCGGCCTCGTCGATCTCGGCGGTCGCCGTGAACGTCACGGCCTTGGTTCCGTCGGCTTTCGGTGGCTGGACGCTGTTCCCGGCTGGGGCTACCCGTCCTGGAGTGAATCACGGCTTACACCTGCAGACCCGGCCGAAGACCGGCAGCTCGATCGTCAAGGTCGCGACCGACGGCCGCTTGTCGCTGACCAATACCTCGACCGGCACGACGCACTTCACGGTGGATGTGACCGGCTATTTCACCAGCGCCTCGAACGCGACCGCTGCGTCCAGCCGCGTGGTCGCGTTGTCGTCACGCCGGATCCTCGACACGGGCACCACGCTGGTCGCGGCCGGTGCCACGGTGAATCTGCGGCTGACCGGCGTGGGCGGGATACCGGCAAGCAACCTCGCGGCGGCGGCGATCAACCTGGTCGCGTCCGGGTCGGCCACGTCGGGCGAGTTCAAGGCGTATACCGCGGGACAGTCCGCACCTGCCGCGACCGATGTGATCTTCGCTCCTAGCCCGCACCAGTTCAACCAGCTGTGGGTCCGGCCGAACGCCTCCGGCGACATCACCATCGCCAACCGCACGAACGCCGCGGCCCGCCTGTATGTCGATGTTCAGGGCTACGCGCTCAACCCAGGAAAGCCCCAAGCGCCCACGAACGTGATCGCGCAGGCGGGCGACCGCTCGGCGGCAGTCTCCTGGACCGCGCCCGCCGACACCGGTGACCTCACCATCAGCGGCTACACGGTGAAAGTCAGCCCTGGCGGTGCGGAAATCCCTTCGGCGACGCCCAATGCTTCGATCCCGAACCTCGACAACGGCACGTCCTACACCTTCACCGTGACGGCCAGGTAG